A stretch of the Aphis gossypii isolate Hap1 chromosome 2, ASM2018417v2, whole genome shotgun sequence genome encodes the following:
- the LOC114125923 gene encoding tRNA N(3)-methylcytidine methyltransferase METTL2 → MTESIDKSKRKQFGNRFLKTDDDVFKHNAWDNVEWDEAQETEALSQVGVHMKSKMPSEKAADLENNADEYWNKFYSVHQEKFFKNRCWLFTEFPEITSLKNEKSSSILEVGCGVGNSVFPILSHCVDNNVHVYCCDFSSNAIKILKENSEYNEEHCTAFVCDITNDEWNPPFALESLDVILLVFVLSAIQPEKLKHVVGKFYQYLKPGGMVLFRDYGRYDMAQLRFKEGRCISENYYSRGDGTLVYFFTQDDVQKLFLEAGFEQVQNIVDRRMQVNRGKQLKMYRVWIQCKYKKPIL, encoded by the exons ATGACTGAATCAATAGACAAATCTAAAAGAAAGCAATTTGGTAATAGGTTTTTAAAAACCGATGATGacgtttttaaacataatgcatg ggATAATGTAGAATGGGATGAAGCACAAGAAACAGAAGCTCTGTCACAAGTAGGTGTGCATATGAAAAGTAAAATGCCTTCAGAAAAAGCTGctgatttagaaaataatgctGATGAATATtggaataaattttattctgtCCATCAAGaaaa gttttttaagAATAGATGTTGGTTGTTCACTGAATTTCCAGAGATAACTtcacttaaaaatgaaaaatcaagTTCTATATTAGAAGTGGGATGTGGAGTTGGAAATTCGGTCTTTCCCATATTATCACACTGTGTAGACAACAATGTACATGTGTACTGTTGtgatttttcttcaaatgccataaaaatcttaaaagaaaattcaGAATATAACGAAGAACATTGTACAGCATTTGTATGTGATATAACTAATGATGAATGGAATCCTCCATTTGCTTTGGAGAGTTtagatgttatattattggtttttgttCTTTCCGCTATACAACCAGAAAa GTTAAAACATGTAGTGGGTAAGTTTTATCAGTACTTGAAACCAGGAGGCATGGTATTGTTTCGCGATTATGGCAGATATGACATGGCACAGCTAAGGTTTAAAGAAGGAAGATGCAtatcagaaaattattatagcagAGGTGATGGAACATTGGTATACTTTTTTACACAAG atgatgTTCAAAAATTGTTCCTAGAAGCAGGGTTTGAACAAGTTCAGAATATTGTTGATCGTCGTATGCAAGTAAATAGAGGtaaacagttaaaaatgtatcgtgTTTGGattcaatgtaaatataagaaaccaatt